From Funiculus sociatus GB2-C1:
CTAGGAGACTTTTTTACCACGTTTGGGTTTACTGCGATCGCTGCTTAAGTCAGTGCCATTCAACCCTAGTTTTACCCCAATTGGTATAAGTTTACGCCCCCCGCTTGTTCTTCTGTTTTTTCAAGTGAGAAACTGCACCCAAAGCTCCAAGCATCAGTATCCCCAATGCTGAAGTAGGTTCGGGTACTGTTGCAGAGGGTACCGCTCGAAGAGAACCCACGAATTGAAAATTTAATATACCGAACCCGTTTCCGATAGTAAAAGTACCTTCCTCAACTGCGGTGTCCTCAACGACGATCTGGGCTGCGCCACCAGCCGTAGAAATATCTTGTAAGAGAGCGTTAGCCAAAGCATCTGCAAATGGATCTAGCCCAGCCACCTTTGTTGCCGTAACTGGGTCAGTAAAAGCAGCATCAATATCATCAGAAAGTGATGTTGTAGCACCGTAATCGAGAACTGCGTAAATATCGGAATACCCAAAACTAACTATTTTAGTTGTGCTAAACGTGAGGAATATTTCAACATCATCGGGATTCGCTGCATAAATTCTTTCCTCAATGGTTGAATCCGGACTAGCGAACCAATCCTGACCGAGAATGTCATCACC
This genomic window contains:
- a CDS encoding PEP-CTERM sorting domain-containing protein (PEP-CTERM proteins occur, often in large numbers, in the proteomes of bacteria that also encode an exosortase, a predicted intramembrane cysteine proteinase. The presence of a PEP-CTERM domain at a protein's C-terminus predicts cleavage within the sorting domain, followed by covalent anchoring to some some component of the (usually Gram-negative) cell surface. Many PEP-CTERM proteins exhibit an unusual sequence composition that includes large numbers of potential glycosylation sites. Expression of one such protein has been shown restore the ability of a bacterium to form floc, a type of biofilm.), which encodes MHNYYLSILLGLTTTVAVGAPLSAQAATFNFDQLQNISSRPIDSEYSLNLLGEPSENQGFTAFFNLDPSAPDFGHTDISLNSRGDGAPYYNTGRQGSPEVPPSGATRTSSVSEIAGFPTLNSFLTNNGISFSSLGFGFGQRSDRDFTATWNLGDDILGQDWFASPDSTIEERIYAANPDDVEIFLTFSTTKIVSFGYSDIYAVLDYGATTSLSDDIDAAFTDPVTATKVAGLDPFADALANALLQDISTAGGAAQIVVEDTAVEEGTFTIGNGFGILNFQFVGSLRAVPSATVPEPTSALGILMLGALGAVSHLKKQKNKRGA